A genomic region of Triticum urartu cultivar G1812 unplaced genomic scaffold, Tu2.1 TuUngrouped_contig_9900, whole genome shotgun sequence contains the following coding sequences:
- the LOC125532430 gene encoding NADH-ubiquinone oxidoreductase chain 4-like: MLEHFYECYFDLSGPILCPMLGSITPLFIPNSSIRPIRLIGLCVSLITFLYPPVPRIQFDPSTAKSQFVESLRWLPYENIHLYMGIDGLSLFFVILTTFLIPICISVGWCGMRSFGKEYITAFLIREFLMIAVSCMLDPLLFYVLSESVPIPMFIIIGVWGSRQRKIKAAYQFFLYTLLGSVFMLLAILLILLQTGTTDLQILLTTEFSERRQILLWIAFFASFAVKVPMVPVHIWLPEAHVEAPTAGSVILAGILLKLGTYGFLRFSIPMFPEATLCFTPFIYTLSAIAIIYTSLTTLRQIDLKKIIAYSSVAHMNLVTIGMFSRAAAVRSPILSYGHTSKAKTCVPGVRPINLLAIGEKT; encoded by the exons ATGTTAGAACATTTCTATGAATGCTATTTCGATCTAAGTGGTCCTATTCTCTGTCCCATGCTAGGAAGCATTACTCCTCTTTTCATTCCAAATTCTTCAATAAGACCGATACGATTGATTGGTCTGTGCGTTTCTCTTATTACTTTTTTGTATCCCCCTGTTCCTCGGATACAATTCGATCCTTCTACGGCCAAATCTCAATTTGTGGAAAGCCTTCGATGGCTTCCTTATGAAAACATCCATTTGTATATGGGTATAGACGGTCTTTCATTATTCTTCGTGATATTGACCACATTTCTGATCCCTATTTGCATTTCAGTGGGTTGGTGTGGTATGAGAAGTTTTGGGAAAGAGTATATTACAGCATTTCTAATTCGTGAATTTCTAATGATCGCCGTGTCCTGCATGCTGGATCCTCTACTATTCTATGTTCTTTCCGAAAGCGTGCCAATCCCTATGTT CATCATTATAGGGGTATGGGGTTCGAGACAAAGAAAGATCAAGGCAGCATATCAGTTTTTCCTATATACTTTACTGGGATCCGTTTTTATGCTATTAGCTATTCTGTTGATTCTTCTCCAAACAGGAACCACCGATTTACAAATTTTATTAACCACTGAATTTAGTGAGCGGCGCCAAATCCTTCTATGGATTGCTTTTTTCGCCTCTTTTGCCGTCAAAGTGCCTATGGTACCAGTTCATATTTGGTTACCCGAAGCCCATGTAGAGGCACCTACGGCTGGATCCGTCATCTTGGCTGGAATTCTTTTAAAATTGGGAACCTACGGGTTTTTAAGATTTTCAATACCCATGTTTCCCGAAGCGACACTTTGTTTCACTCCTTTCATTTATACTCTAAGCGCGATTGCTATAATATATACTTCCTTGACCACTTTAAGACAGATCGATCTTAAGAAGATCATTGCCTACTCCTCAGTAGCCCATATGAATTTGGTGACTATTGGTATGTTTAGTCGGGCGGCGGCCGTTAGGTCACCTATTTTGAGTTATGGACACACAAGCAAGGCCAAAACATGTGTGCCGGGCGTGCGACCCATCAACCTACTAGCAATAGGGGAGAAAACTTAG